Below is a window of Deltaproteobacteria bacterium DNA.
GTGCTGCAGGGGTACTATGGTATTGGTCACGCGAGCCCAAGCCGTTTGTAGTAAGGTTTTAATGAATCTGTACTGGTGACTTTCGACTGATCGTGGTTCCATCACCTAACTCACCATAGGAGTTATCCCCCCAAGCCCAAAGAGTACCATCAGTTTTTATTGCTGCTGTATGGTTACCTCCAGCTGATATAGAGGTCCAGGTATCAACGCCTATCTGTATTGGAGTATGGCTGTCGTTAGTCGTTCCGTTACCAAATTGACCTGCTTCGTTCCAACCCCAAGCCCAAAGAATACCTTTAGAATTGATTCCAACGGTGTAAAAATAGCTAGCAACTATGGTATCCCAAGTGTCCGTGCCAATCTTCACCGGAGCATTATGTCTATTTGTTGTACCATCACCGAGCTGGCCCATTGAGTTATCACCCCACGACCACAAAGTCCCGTTAGTATCAATCGCCGCTGTATGAGTGTGACCAGCGGTCACGGTGTTCCATAAATTGTTGCCGATTCGTGTCGGAGCATGGCGAAAAACATCATTTGAGCCAATACCAAGCTCACCCTCATTATTGTTTCCCCACGCCCATAGGGTTTTATCTTCTTTAATTGCTGCCGTGTGAGCATAGCCAGCAGATACAATATTCCATACTTGTGTGCCTCCAATCTGTATGGGAGTAGGGGAATTATTTGTTGTTCCGTCACCGAGCTGACCATAAAGGTTTTCTCCCCATGCCCATAAAGTCTTATCAGCATTAATGGTCATGCTATGATGATTGCCACCCGCTACAGCAAGTCCTATCATTGCACAGCTTACAAAAATGTTCATAATATCTCCATCTGCGATAGTGCCTGTACCATTAGTAACGGCACAGATCTGTTCTGGGCTATTTGGTCGGTTGCTCTGCAACCGTGATCTCGTACCATGCACCGAAGGAGAGGGAGGCCTCATCAATAAGTATCTCGACGGGATCACTGTTGTTACTTGTTGGTACCGCCACAATTTTATGTGGCGTTCATTGTGTATCTGATAATACGAGTCCACTACCTGTAAGACCAGTAACCCGTACACTTAAGCTGTATGCTGTTTTTGAGCAGTTAACCGATATATCTGAGATGTCTTCGCTGGCAATAGTGCCTGTACCATTAGATACAGAGCAAATTAGCCCATTAGGTTGACCGCTTGTATTTACCGAATAATCTTCACCACTAGTCACAAGACTCTTAAACTGAAAACTTGTTTTACCTGAGTCTACCACAAACACAGCAGTCGCATCATTTAGAGAAAGAACTAAACCAGAACTTGTGGCATCATATCCAGATATGGTCCCACCAACTTTGTACTGGTTAGTAATGCAGTCTACATAAACAGTTGCATCAACCCCAGCAATTTTACCAGTCCCATTAGTTACCGTGCAGGTTTGACAGGGGTTAATCGGCTGTGACTTTACAGTGACTTCATATGCAATACCGCTGTCACTAAGGGGTACAAGCGTTGAAACCATTGCCTCTTGCTTAACGCTCCGATCAGGTTGGCCGCTTATTGCCAGAACTAAACCAGAGCCCTTTAAGCCACTAATATTAGCTTTAACCGCATATTGATTGGTAGTGCAGGCGACATTAACAGTAGTATCAGCTAGCAATGCACCACTGCCATTATCTATGGTGCAAGTCTGCCAAGGATCTGTGGGTTGAGCTAAAATATCAATAAGATAAGAAGCGCCAGAGGCAATTGGCCCTGACACCATAACCGTACCATTAGTATCGATATTAACTGTTTTATAAGTGCTCTGTATTTCACCTAATACTAAACCACTACCAACTAAGCCGGTAACAGTAGCGCTCACTTGATAAGTAATATCAGAACAGGTGATCACAATATCAGAGACATCATTACCAAAAATTACCCCTTGCCCATTAGAGACGGTGCACGTCTGCGCAGGCATTTTTGGCTGCGTTTTTACCGTTACGTTATAAGAGTAACCATCGGGCGCTTTAACTAACGGATGCGTGCCATCTTTTAATATCGCCAGGTTGGCAGTACCATTTTCTTGTAGGACTAAACCAGAACCATTAAGCCCTGTAACAGTTACTTCAATTTTATAATAAACAGTGTGATCTGGTTGAAAACATCCGGTACTAACACCTAAAAATAAAACCACAAAAATCTTTATTGCGAGCGACCAACGCGCGCTGAAAATAAAAAAACGACTAAACATTTCAACCCCCTAAATTAATTGCAAAAGCGAAGAACTATTTTGTGATATTGTACGCAATTCGTCAAGCCGAATTAGAGACGAGCCCTAATTAATTTGGAGTAACAAGCATATGCTCTCAAATATTCCACGTATAGGCATTACCTGCGATTTTGATACTGCTTTGAATAAACATGGTTTACCATCACCCCAATACACTTTATCTGAAGATTATGTTAATGCGGTTTTGGCTTCCGGCGGTGAACCTTGGTTATTACCGCATTTACCTATCGATCACGCAGAAAAAGTAGTTGAGCAACTTGATGGTCTTATAATTTCTGGAGGATTTTTCGATGTACCTCCTTCTTTCTATGGCGAAGCCATTAGACGAGTTGATGGTATTCGCGAAGTTCGCAGTGCTTTTGAGCGAGCCTTGATCCTACAAGCACGTAAAATTCTGTTGCCACTGCTCGGTATTTGCGGCGGGATGCAAATTATTAATGTTGCACTGGGGGGAACACTTTACCAAGACGACTCAGAAAGACCTGACACTCAAGAACATGAACAACCTCGCCCTAAAACCTACACTTATCACAATATAAATATTAGCGAAAAAAGTCGCTTAGCAAAAGTAGTGCAAACTTTAGAACTCGAGGTCAATAGTACTCACCATCAAATGGTACGTAATCTCGGCAGCGATCTTCACGTCAGTGCCGTTGCTCCTGATGGGGTAATAGAAGCAATCGAAACTAATGATTCCCACTTTTTGTTAGGGGTACAGTGGCATCCCGAAGCTTTATTAAAAAACCAAAAGCAGCTTGCTATCTACCAAGGGTTAATTAGCGCAGCTCGTGAACGTGGCTAAATTTATACATTTGCAGGTGCCGCATTATCAAAACGCGTATATTCTTTAAAGAAGCGCAGTTTTACTATATCAGTTGGGCCATTACGCTGTTTACCAACAATGATCTCGGCAATACCTTTATCGGCGCTTTCAGTGTTGTAATACTCATCACGATATACAAAACAAATAACGTCTGCGTCTTGTTCAATGGCGCCTGATTCTCTTAAATCTGAAAGCATTGGGTGTTTATCTTGCCTTTGTTCAAGCGATCGATTTAGCTGCGAAAGTGCAACAACTGGTACCGCAAGCTCTTTGGCCAATGCTTTTAAACCACGTGATATTTCTGAAATCTCCCGCTCTCGTCCTTCATTTCCAGCACGGCCACGCATAAGCTGCAAATAATCTACAATAATTAATCCTAAACCTTTTTCAGCCTGCAGGCGCCGGGCCTTGGCGCGCATTTCTAAAATACCAATCGCACCGGTGTCATCAAGGTATACTGGAGCTTCTGCAAGTATACCTGCAGCTTTAGCAAGTTTTGGCCAATCACTATCTTTTAAGAAACCTCCACGTAGCCGTTGACTATCTATTCTGGCCTCTGCACAAAGCATACGCATAACCAGTTGCTCTTTTGACATTTCTAATGAAAATATTGCAACCGGTGTTTGGGCACGCACTGCAGCATTTAAACCTACATTTAATGCAAATGCCGTTTTACCCATTGAAGGTCGTCCAGCTATGATTATCAAATCAGATGGCTGAAAACCAGAAGTAACTCGGTCAAGATCAACAAAGCCTGTGGGAATACCAGTAACCGCCTCTTTGCGTTCATAAAGCGTTTCAATGTGTTTAAAAGCTGTCTTTACCGCTTCTTTTAACGGGGTAAACCCACGGTGCTCACGCGCTCTGGTAATTTCGAATATTTTGGCTTCAGCTTGATCCAGTAAAAGCTCTATTTCACCGCCTTCATAACCTTGGCCAGCTATCGCAGTCGCTGCCGTAATTAAACGCCGCGATAATGAATTATCACGTACGATATTTGCATAATGAATAGCATTAGCTGCGGTTGGGACACTTTCGGTTAATGCTGCAACATAGCTTGCACCGCCAGCAACATCGAGTTGCGCCATATGGCGAAGTTGCGCAATAGTGGTTACTTCATCAATAGGTTCATTACGTTCAAATAATGCCTGCATTGCTTCGAAAATTCGCGCATGATTGACTCGATAAAAATCATCAGCCGTCACTAACGATATAACTTCACTAGCCGCGCCGCCATCGAGCATCATTGCACCAAGTACACTACGTTCGGCGTCGAGATCTTGTGGTGGTAGACGTCCTACCCGTTCAAGCTTGTTTTCCTCTGCGGTCATAAATTCTACTCACCCAATTATACCGTCATTTATTTTTTAACAACCCGCATAAGTAGTACTATTATGCCCCCAATTTTTACCTTCAATATTCATCATAATTATTGATACTCGCTCTCCATTTATATTTAATGTTTTTTGCAATAAACTGCAGAGTTTTTCAGATAATTCATGATTAACTTCAGCAGTTAATCCGCCAATACTTCGTACTTCTATAAAAGCAGCAGGGCCGGGTTTTCCGGCCCTAAAAATAGTCACGCCATCACGTACAATTGCCATTTGATAATTTTCTGATTTACCAATGGTTTCAGCGCATAGCTTTGATAACTGGGCGCAAAGAGATTCTTGTTGTTCTTTAGTTAATGTCTCAGTAGTCTCAAGACGAATACACGGCATAACTAATCTCCTTTTTTGGCCTTAGCGTAATAATATTTTGCTAGAAGTAAATGAACGTAGCTAGCATATCCATATTCATATGGTTTGTCATCAAGTGTAGTTTGTATTTTTATAGTTTCTAATAGTTTTGCCAAAAAGACTTTCTCATTTCTTTGCTCTAATGCTGCTTCAGCTTCGTTTATTAGTTCTTTTGCTTCTCCATAGCCGTTAGCTGAAACACTCTGACTAAAAATAGGTACAACAAAAGATAAAATAACTACAATAAATATATTCTTTCGTTGTATGTATCGCATCTCTTTTATTCTTTAGTTTAAGGAATATATAATCCATTCATGTCATAATAATTTATGCCTTCATACCCCCCAAAAAAAGTATTGAGCTAAATATAGATATTTCTAACTTGTTTATTAGCAATCGTGAAGTCAGATGCTATGAAAAGTCATTTAAGTATTGAGTAAAATTTGAAAATGCAAAAGATGTGATTACTAACTTGTTTAGAGTCAAGTTTCTGCAACGATCTGGACTTTTACTTCAGCGGTAACTGCTGCGCGTAACTTAATACCAACTTTAAAATCGCCAAGTTGTTTTAAAGGTTCTGGCAATACTACTTTTTTACGATCGATATTAATGCCCTTTTCACTTAAGGCTTGTGCAATATCATGGCTCGTAACCGAACCAAACAACTTATCTTGCTCACCAACCTTACGCGCAAATACAAGTGTCAAAGAGCTAACTTGCTTGGCAGCCTCTGCTGATAGAGCTTTAGCCTTTTGCAGACGAAATGATACAAGGCGTTTTTCATGTTCGAGTCGTGCTTTATTTTTGCTTGAAGCAGGAATGGCAACCTTATGTGGAATAAGAAAATTACGTCCAAATCCTGGCTTAACATTGACAAGATCACCGATCTCGCCGAGGTTTGGTACATCCTCGATGAGAATGACTTCCATGGTATTCTCCTTAGCTAACTTCTATCAGGCCCCGCTTACCATATATGGTAATAGTGCTAATTGACGTGCACGTTTAACTGCTTCGGTAACTTTGCGTTGATGTTTTGCACAATTGCCCGAAATACGTCTTGGCACAATTTTGCCTCGCTCACTAATGAAATATTTTAGTGAGGCGGCATCACGGTAATCAATAGCGATTTCTTTCTCGCTACAAAACCTGCATGCACGACGTCTACGAAAATTGCCGCCACGCCCCCCACGTTCATCAAGTTCGCCGCGCTCGCCATTCTTTATGTCTTCACTCATTAGCTGCTCCTCAACGAGTATTTAGTCAGAAGTTAAGTCGTCCTCATCATCTATTTCGTTCTCATCATCGAGATCCTCCTCGTATTCTTCGCTGCTATTTATTTCTTCAACAGCCTCTAATTTCTCTTCGCGTTCTGCTATATCATCAGACTCGTATTTTGGTTTAACATAAGTTTTTTCATCACGAGTCGTAGCATCAATCTCTATTGCCGTACGAATTGTCTCGTAACGTAAAATGCTGTCAGAAATGCGTAAATTACGCTCTAATTCAGCAACTAGACCTTTTTGGCCTAAATACTGGGTATGTATAAAAATACCACGCACTTGCTTTTTAATTTCATAAGCAAGTTTTTTCTTACCCCAATGATTGATTGCGATAAGCTTTCCACCTTGACTCTTAACTACCTCACGAACACGGTCGATAGTGCTTTCAATAGCTTCACCACTAAGATCAGGACGCATCACCATCGTCGTTTCATACTCGGTCATCAACATTGTCTAGTCACTCCATAAGTCACGCATTGTTATCATGGCGGTTGAAATAATTCATCGCCACTTGCGTACCATCCTCGATAATACTCACGACCGCTTTAGCCGCTAAAGCAATCGCATCGTCTATATGGCTTTGCTCCCTTTTGTCAAAACTTGATAACACATAATCAGCACCAGCCATGTTTATGCTCGGCTTGCCAATACCAAGCCGCACTCGCACAAACTCTTTTCCAACATGGGTAATGATCGAGCGCAGGCCATTATGCCCACCATGACCACCACCAATCTTTATGCGCACCACACCTGGCGCAAAGTCGAGCTCGTCATGTACTACAATCAGATCTTTTAGATCTAACTTATAATAATGCAGCAAACTTCCTACTGCATCGCCCGACAAATTCATATACGTCATGGGTTTAGCAAATAATACATCGCTAGACCCAATCGCTAATTTTACCACCCGAGCACCAATAAGCGACTTCCATGAACAACAACCAATGCCGCTTACAATTTGGTCAAGAACACGAAACCCAACATTATGTCGGGTTTTTTCGTATTCTTTGCCCGGATTACCAAGGCCGACAACCAACAACATATAACCTCACATGGTATTGTTTAGTTGGTTATTTCTTAGCCTTATCCTCCTTGACTTCACCCTTATCAACCGCAGCCGGAGCCGCTGCTGTCGCTACCGCACCTTCAACAACTGCAGCTTCTGCTGCTGGTTGTGGTGTACTTTCTTCTTCAGCAGCTACCATTGTTGCAATAGTTTGGTCGAGACGACCATGAACCTTTACCCCTTCAGGTAAAGTAAGTTCACTAGCTTTTATCGAGTTACCAATATCTAAGGCAGATACATCAACCGTAATATTCTCTGGGATGGCAGTAGGAAGACATTCGACCTCAAGACGACGTACTATTTGCTGTAAAATGCCACCTGCCAACAATCCCGCTGGCTTACCAATGAGTTCAACATGCACATCTACATGAATTGGTTTCTTCATATCAAGGGCATATAAATCTACATGCAAAGTGTTTTGCGTATATGGATCAATTTGTATTTCACGTATCAGGGCTTTGAATGGAATCGAATCGCCCTCGACCTTGACATCATAAACATGGCTTGAGCCATATTGCTGACGTTGTAAACCAAATATATGTGGATCAAGCGCCAATAAACGTGTTGGTAAGTTTGGTCCATATGCAATTGCTGGAATTTGACCAGCTTTACGAATTTTATGGGTAGCGCCTTTACCACAGTTTAAACGTGGTTGCGCTTCAATAGTATCTGTCATTTGAGGCATAAACAAAGCTCCTTCTTTTCTTCTAAGCCGCCTCATACAAAAAGCGAGCTAACTGATTCTCCTAGATGAATACGCCGCATAGCTTTGGCTATTAAAGGTGCTGTTGATAGCACCGCAATCTTGCTACTAGCCATCGCTTCTTCACGCATGGGTACAGTATCTGTAACAACAAACTGATCTATTGGCGAACGTTCAATACGTTCCATCGCCGGACCAGAAAAAACTGCATGTGTTGTATATGCAAAAACACGACGAGCACCCTTATCTTTTAGCGCGCTGGCTGCTTCTGTCACTGTCCCTGCAGTATCGACCATATCATCGACTAAAATAGCATCTAGACCCTCTACCTCACCAATAAGATTCATAATTTTGGCAATATTCGGTTGTGGCCGACGTTTGTCAACAATAGCTAACATAGCACCATGACGCTTAGAAAAAGCTCGGGCACGTTCGACGCCACCTGCATCAGG
It encodes the following:
- a CDS encoding 50S ribosomal protein L9, whose product is MEVILIEDVPNLGEIGDLVNVKPGFGRNFLIPHKVAIPASSKNKARLEHEKRLVSFRLQKAKALSAEAAKQVSSLTLVFARKVGEQDKLFGSVTSHDIAQALSEKGINIDRKKVVLPEPLKQLGDFKVGIKLRAAVTAEVKVQIVAET
- the rpsF gene encoding 30S ribosomal protein S6, which produces MLMTEYETTMVMRPDLSGEAIESTIDRVREVVKSQGGKLIAINHWGKKKLAYEIKKQVRGIFIHTQYLGQKGLVAELERNLRISDSILRYETIRTAIEIDATTRDEKTYVKPKYESDDIAEREEKLEAVEEINSSEEYEEDLDDENEIDDEDDLTSD
- a CDS encoding 50S ribosomal protein L25, giving the protein MPQMTDTIEAQPRLNCGKGATHKIRKAGQIPAIAYGPNLPTRLLALDPHIFGLQRQQYGSSHVYDVKVEGDSIPFKALIREIQIDPYTQNTLHVDLYALDMKKPIHVDVHVELIGKPAGLLAGGILQQIVRRLEVECLPTAIPENITVDVSALDIGNSIKASELTLPEGVKVHGRLDQTIATMVAAEEESTPQPAAEAAVVEGAVATAAAPAAVDKGEVKEDKAKK
- a CDS encoding 30S ribosomal protein S18 produces the protein MSEDIKNGERGELDERGGRGGNFRRRRACRFCSEKEIAIDYRDAASLKYFISERGKIVPRRISGNCAKHQRKVTEAVKRARQLALLPYMVSGA
- a CDS encoding gamma-glutamyl-gamma-aminobutyrate hydrolase family protein — its product is MLSNIPRIGITCDFDTALNKHGLPSPQYTLSEDYVNAVLASGGEPWLLPHLPIDHAEKVVEQLDGLIISGGFFDVPPSFYGEAIRRVDGIREVRSAFERALILQARKILLPLLGICGGMQIINVALGGTLYQDDSERPDTQEHEQPRPKTYTYHNINISEKSRLAKVVQTLELEVNSTHHQMVRNLGSDLHVSAVAPDGVIEAIETNDSHFLLGVQWHPEALLKNQKQLAIYQGLISAARERG
- a CDS encoding aminoacyl-tRNA hydrolase — protein: MLLVVGLGNPGKEYEKTRHNVGFRVLDQIVSGIGCCSWKSLIGARVVKLAIGSSDVLFAKPMTYMNLSGDAVGSLLHYYKLDLKDLIVVHDELDFAPGVVRIKIGGGHGGHNGLRSIITHVGKEFVRVRLGIGKPSINMAGADYVLSSFDKREQSHIDDAIALAAKAVVSIIEDGTQVAMNYFNRHDNNA
- the dnaB gene encoding replicative DNA helicase, whose amino-acid sequence is MTAEENKLERVGRLPPQDLDAERSVLGAMMLDGGAASEVISLVTADDFYRVNHARIFEAMQALFERNEPIDEVTTIAQLRHMAQLDVAGGASYVAALTESVPTAANAIHYANIVRDNSLSRRLITAATAIAGQGYEGGEIELLLDQAEAKIFEITRAREHRGFTPLKEAVKTAFKHIETLYERKEAVTGIPTGFVDLDRVTSGFQPSDLIIIAGRPSMGKTAFALNVGLNAAVRAQTPVAIFSLEMSKEQLVMRMLCAEARIDSQRLRGGFLKDSDWPKLAKAAGILAEAPVYLDDTGAIGILEMRAKARRLQAEKGLGLIIVDYLQLMRGRAGNEGREREISEISRGLKALAKELAVPVVALSQLNRSLEQRQDKHPMLSDLRESGAIEQDADVICFVYRDEYYNTESADKGIAEIIVGKQRNGPTDIVKLRFFKEYTRFDNAAPANV